The Rhodopseudomonas palustris genome window below encodes:
- a CDS encoding efflux RND transporter periplasmic adaptor subunit has product MIARPIHAAVAVAALLAIAGCTNKADPGYQGWVEADLIFVSPDESGRITRLTVREGDEARKGELIYTLDDDLQQADLNQNNATLANAKQSFDRAQSLSKTGSGTQANLDSAISALRVAEARVETSKTRLMRRQIYAPVTGNVQQIYFREGEMVAAQKPVLSILPPGNMKLRFFVPEAALPTLAIGDTIRVTCDNCAPDLTAKIYFIATTAEYTPPVIYSQDERNKLVYLIQARPERPASLRVGQPVSVYLTPKTPAQTPAAAGGKS; this is encoded by the coding sequence ATGATCGCGCGCCCGATCCACGCCGCTGTTGCCGTCGCCGCGCTGTTGGCGATCGCGGGCTGCACCAACAAAGCTGATCCCGGCTATCAGGGCTGGGTCGAGGCCGACCTGATCTTCGTCAGCCCCGACGAATCCGGCCGCATCACCAGGCTGACGGTCCGCGAGGGCGACGAGGCCCGCAAGGGCGAGCTGATCTATACGCTGGACGACGATCTGCAGCAGGCCGACCTCAACCAGAACAACGCCACGCTCGCCAACGCCAAGCAGAGCTTCGACCGCGCGCAGTCGCTGTCCAAGACCGGCTCCGGCACGCAGGCCAATCTCGATTCCGCGATCTCGGCGCTGCGCGTGGCCGAAGCCCGCGTCGAGACCTCGAAGACCCGGCTGATGCGTCGCCAAATCTACGCGCCGGTCACCGGCAATGTGCAGCAGATCTATTTCCGCGAGGGCGAGATGGTGGCGGCGCAGAAGCCGGTGCTGTCGATCCTGCCGCCCGGCAACATGAAGCTGCGATTCTTCGTGCCCGAGGCGGCGCTGCCGACGCTCGCGATCGGCGACACCATCCGCGTGACCTGCGACAACTGCGCGCCGGATCTCACCGCCAAGATCTACTTCATCGCGACCACGGCGGAATACACGCCGCCGGTGATCTACAGCCAGGACGAGCGCAACAAGCTGGTCTATCTGATCCAGGCGCGGCCGGAGCGGCCGGCCAGCCTGCGCGTCGGCCAGCCGGTCAGCGTTTATTTGACGCCGAAGACGCCGGCACAGACGCCGGCCGCAGCGGGCGGCAAGTCATGA
- a CDS encoding TetR/AcrR family transcriptional regulator, with protein MKDSTSRPTRRSTSVTPGPAPAPRGRAKPADATSEPSRNAAASTRALRAAERRAAIVDAALDEFIARGFAATRLEDVAKRAGVAKGTIYLYFADKEALFQELLRSAMLPLIEKLDAPPLPGVSARATFEMFAEVFVREVTQTRRADLLRLMITEGPRFPSLAEFHYREVVVRGLAAMRRVIAYGIERGEIRNDALLQFPQLIMAPAMLTVIWQGLFDRYSPLDSLGLLRSHIAMIFNEGKAT; from the coding sequence ATGAAGGATTCCACTTCCCGACCGACCAGGCGATCGACCTCCGTCACTCCCGGCCCGGCACCGGCCCCGCGCGGCCGGGCCAAGCCCGCCGATGCGACGAGCGAACCGTCCCGCAACGCCGCCGCCTCGACACGCGCGTTGCGCGCGGCGGAGCGCCGCGCCGCGATCGTCGACGCCGCGCTCGATGAGTTCATTGCCCGCGGGTTCGCGGCGACGCGACTCGAAGACGTGGCGAAGCGCGCCGGCGTCGCCAAGGGCACGATCTATCTGTACTTCGCCGACAAGGAGGCGTTGTTCCAGGAGTTGCTGCGCTCGGCGATGCTGCCGCTGATCGAGAAGCTCGATGCGCCGCCATTGCCGGGGGTATCGGCGCGGGCGACGTTCGAGATGTTCGCGGAGGTCTTCGTTCGGGAAGTGACGCAGACCCGGCGCGCCGATCTGCTGCGGCTGATGATCACCGAGGGGCCGCGGTTTCCGTCACTCGCCGAATTCCACTATCGCGAAGTCGTCGTGCGCGGCCTCGCGGCGATGCGCCGCGTCATTGCCTACGGCATCGAGCGCGGCGAAATCCGCAATGACGCGCTGCTGCAATTTCCGCAACTGATCATGGCGCCGGCGATGCTGACGGTGATCTGGCAGGGACTTTTCGATCGCTATTCGCCGCTGGATTCGCTCGGCCTGCTGCGGAGTCACATCGCCATGATTTTCAACGAAGGGAAAGCGACATGA
- a CDS encoding DUF2000 family protein: MQFDTKIALVIRSDLEAWQKLNVAAFLTSGIAAAFPECIGEPYQDGSGTPYHALIGQPILIYGTDRAALSRALERALARNVTAAVYTEDMFTTTHDAANREAVRAVARADLNLVGLAVRADRKVVDKILDGLKFHA, translated from the coding sequence ATGCAGTTCGATACCAAGATCGCGTTGGTGATCCGCTCCGACCTGGAAGCCTGGCAGAAGCTCAACGTCGCCGCCTTTCTGACCTCGGGGATCGCCGCGGCGTTTCCGGAATGCATCGGCGAACCGTATCAGGACGGCAGCGGCACGCCGTATCACGCCTTGATCGGCCAGCCGATCCTGATCTACGGCACCGACCGGGCGGCGCTGTCCCGCGCGCTGGAGCGGGCACTCGCGCGCAACGTGACTGCGGCCGTCTACACCGAGGACATGTTCACGACCACGCACGACGCCGCGAACCGCGAGGCGGTGAGGGCGGTGGCGCGCGCCGATCTCAATCTGGTCGGGCTCGCAGTGCGCGCCGACCGCAAGGTGGTGGACAAGATCCTCGACGGCCTAAAATTTCACGCCTGA
- a CDS encoding DUF4189 domain-containing protein, translating into MLGLSAAPRRCGALLAALLVVLSAASAPALAAGALAVGKCGAYGKAFDYAADAAAVAAARKQCNGDCTTITMRRACAALAIDLLNPCGAHGYAVEPKISSSLNAATRKCYEYGGKECVIRAWACDAKG; encoded by the coding sequence ATGTTGGGGTTGTCTGCTGCTCCGCGCCGTTGCGGCGCGCTTCTTGCTGCCTTGTTGGTGGTCTTGTCGGCCGCGTCCGCGCCGGCTCTCGCCGCCGGTGCTCTCGCCGTCGGCAAATGCGGGGCTTACGGCAAGGCCTTCGACTATGCGGCCGATGCCGCCGCGGTCGCCGCCGCGCGCAAGCAATGCAACGGCGATTGCACCACCATCACGATGCGGCGCGCCTGCGCGGCGCTGGCGATCGATCTGCTGAATCCCTGCGGCGCGCACGGCTATGCGGTCGAGCCGAAGATTTCATCATCGCTGAACGCCGCGACTCGCAAATGCTACGAATATGGCGGCAAGGAATGCGTGATCCGGGCCTGGGCCTGCGACGCCAAGGGCTGA
- a CDS encoding molybdopterin-binding/glycosyltransferase family 2 protein, whose product MKFGPRRPADAIGGVTVHALRRNGLLLKKGTAIGPAEVEALERAGVTEIVVVQLEPGDVSEDVAAADVAKAVAGDGVHVERAFTGRANLFAQRPGVLVIDRAAVDRVNAIDEAITFATLPAFKPVVEGEMIATVKLIPFGVEGKLRDAAVAAAQGSALRVAPYVIKRVGVVSTQLPGLASKVIDKTLRVTAERLAPAGAEIIAERRIAHDESALAAALQELLGLGAELVIVFGASAIADRRDVIPAAIGAVGGAIEHFGMPVDPGNLLLIGRVSGVPVLGAPGCARSPVENGFDWVLMRLLAGLNVTRADITGMGVGGLLMEIVTRPQPRVPVAEGGRNVAAIVLAAGRSTRMGGPNKLLAELNGTPLVRIVTEQVLASKASRAIVVTGHQADKVEAALSGLDVSFVHNPAFAEGLASSVKAGVGAVPDDADGAVVCLGDMPLIDSHLIDRLIDAFDPDRGGLIVVPVADGRRGNPVLWSRRFFPELMTLDGDIGARHLIAKHGEAVTEVPVDGHAAFLDIDTPQALEDARRG is encoded by the coding sequence ATGAAGTTCGGCCCGCGCCGTCCGGCCGATGCGATCGGCGGCGTCACCGTGCATGCGCTGCGCCGGAATGGCTTGCTGCTGAAGAAGGGCACCGCGATCGGCCCGGCCGAGGTCGAGGCGCTCGAACGTGCCGGCGTAACCGAGATCGTGGTGGTCCAGCTCGAGCCGGGCGACGTCTCGGAAGACGTCGCCGCCGCCGATGTCGCGAAGGCCGTCGCCGGCGATGGCGTCCATGTCGAGCGCGCCTTCACCGGCCGCGCCAATCTGTTCGCGCAACGGCCCGGCGTGCTGGTGATCGATCGCGCCGCGGTCGATCGCGTCAATGCGATCGACGAGGCGATCACCTTCGCGACGCTGCCGGCGTTCAAGCCGGTGGTCGAAGGCGAGATGATCGCGACCGTCAAGCTGATCCCGTTCGGCGTCGAAGGCAAACTGCGTGACGCGGCGGTGGCGGCCGCGCAGGGCTCGGCGCTGCGGGTCGCGCCCTATGTGATCAAGCGTGTCGGCGTGGTCTCGACGCAACTGCCGGGCCTGGCGAGCAAGGTGATCGACAAGACCCTGCGCGTCACCGCCGAGCGGCTGGCGCCGGCGGGGGCCGAGATCATCGCCGAGCGCCGCATCGCTCATGACGAGTCTGCGCTCGCAGCGGCGCTGCAGGAATTGCTCGGCCTCGGCGCGGAGCTGGTGATCGTGTTCGGCGCCTCGGCGATCGCCGATCGCCGCGATGTGATCCCGGCGGCGATCGGCGCCGTTGGCGGCGCGATCGAACATTTCGGAATGCCGGTCGATCCCGGCAATCTGCTGCTGATCGGCCGCGTTTCCGGCGTGCCGGTGCTGGGCGCGCCGGGCTGCGCGCGCTCGCCGGTCGAGAACGGATTCGACTGGGTGCTGATGCGGCTGCTCGCGGGTCTGAACGTGACGCGCGCCGATATCACCGGCATGGGCGTCGGGGGCTTGCTGATGGAGATCGTGACCCGGCCGCAGCCGCGCGTGCCGGTCGCCGAAGGCGGCCGCAACGTCGCGGCGATCGTACTCGCCGCCGGCCGCTCGACCCGGATGGGCGGGCCCAACAAGCTGCTCGCCGAGCTGAACGGCACGCCGCTGGTGCGGATCGTGACAGAGCAGGTGCTGGCGTCGAAAGCGTCGCGCGCGATCGTGGTCACCGGGCATCAGGCCGACAAGGTCGAGGCCGCGCTGTCCGGTCTCGACGTTTCCTTCGTCCACAATCCCGCCTTCGCCGAAGGCCTCGCGTCGTCGGTGAAAGCCGGTGTCGGTGCGGTGCCGGACGATGCCGACGGGGCGGTGGTCTGTCTCGGCGACATGCCGCTGATCGACTCTCACCTGATCGACCGGCTGATCGACGCCTTCGATCCGGATCGCGGCGGGCTGATCGTGGTGCCGGTCGCGGACGGCCGCCGCGGCAATCCGGTGTTGTGGTCGCGGCGCTTCTTCCCCGAGCTGATGACGCTCGACGGCGATATCGGTGCGCGGCATCTGATCGCGAAGCACGGCGAGGCGGTGACCGAAGTGCCGGTCGACGGCCACGCCGCGTTTCTCGACATCGACACGCCTCAGGCGCTCGAGGATGCCCGCCGCGGCTGA
- a CDS encoding XdhC family protein has product MKLETLQQLNAERAARRPVIVVTDTATGEQRLIKAAEIAADPLAAELSKQLRMGKSATIEVDGRKLFLNVYAPTAKLVIVGAVHISQALAPLARSLGYDVTVVDPRTAFASPERFPDVPLIAEWPDVALPPLNIDHYTAFVALTHDPKIDDPALLHAFARDCFYIGALGSKKTHARRIDRLKEQGASDADVARIHAPIGLAIGAVSPSEIAVSIMAEITATLRQPKPSAP; this is encoded by the coding sequence GTGAAACTTGAAACGTTGCAACAACTCAACGCCGAGCGCGCCGCGCGGCGGCCGGTGATCGTCGTCACCGACACCGCGACCGGCGAGCAGCGCCTCATCAAGGCGGCCGAGATAGCCGCCGACCCGCTCGCGGCCGAACTGTCGAAGCAATTGCGGATGGGCAAGAGCGCGACGATCGAGGTCGACGGCCGCAAGCTGTTTCTCAACGTCTATGCGCCGACAGCGAAGCTGGTGATCGTCGGCGCGGTGCATATCAGTCAGGCGCTGGCGCCGTTGGCGCGGTCGCTCGGCTACGACGTCACCGTGGTCGACCCGCGCACCGCGTTTGCGAGCCCGGAGCGGTTTCCGGACGTGCCGCTGATCGCGGAATGGCCCGACGTCGCGCTGCCGCCGCTGAATATCGATCACTACACCGCCTTCGTCGCGCTGACCCACGATCCGAAGATCGACGATCCGGCTCTGCTGCACGCCTTCGCGCGCGACTGCTTCTACATCGGTGCGCTGGGCTCGAAGAAGACCCATGCACGGCGGATCGACCGCCTGAAAGAGCAGGGCGCCTCCGACGCCGACGTCGCGCGCATCCACGCGCCGATCGGGCTCGCCATCGGCGCGGTGTCGCCGTCGGAGATCGCGGTGTCGATCATGGCCGAGATCACCGCGACTCTGCGTCAACCAAAGCCGAGCGCGCCATGA
- a CDS encoding XdhC family protein, with the protein MLDRDEDILKAAEDWKKAGHGVALATVVETWGSAPRPAGSSLVINNDGTFLGSVSGGCVEGAVVTEALDVIESGAPKLLEFGVADETAWKVGLSCGGTIRVFVEKVG; encoded by the coding sequence ATGCTCGATCGCGACGAAGACATTCTCAAAGCGGCGGAAGACTGGAAGAAGGCCGGCCACGGCGTCGCGCTCGCCACCGTGGTCGAGACCTGGGGCTCCGCCCCGCGCCCCGCCGGCTCCAGCCTCGTCATCAACAACGACGGCACCTTCCTGGGCTCGGTCTCCGGCGGCTGCGTCGAGGGCGCGGTGGTCACCGAGGCGCTCGACGTGATCGAGAGCGGCGCGCCGAAGCTGCTGGAATTCGGCGTGGCCGACGAGACCGCCTGGAAGGTCGGGCTGTCCTGCGGCGGCACCATCCGGGTGTTCGTCGAGAAGGTCGGTTAG
- a CDS encoding VWA domain-containing protein, which translates to MQRNPMTAMDHLNPPTGKMADNVVGFARALRAAGLPVGPGAVIDALEALQLIEIGNRDDLYATLEAIFVKRHEHQLIFAQAFALFFRAAEEWQHMLDSIPLPDHAKKKPPPASRRVQEAMAPSTTRDFPAAEEQEVRLAVSDKEILQKKDFAQMSAAEIAEVTRAIARMRLPQAELRTRRVRPDKRGLKLDLRRTLRASLRTGGDIVDIRKLGLIDKPAPIVALLDISGSMSEYTRLFLHFLHAITDDRKRVSTFLFGTRLTNVTRALRARDPDEALASCTSSVEDWAGGTRIATSLHGFNKLWARRVLGQGAIVLLISDGLEREADSKLAFEMDRLHRSCRRLIWLNPLLRFGGFEPRAQGIKMMLPHVDEFRPVHNLTSMQGLIEALSSAPPPHHFSAIRSAA; encoded by the coding sequence ATGCAGCGAAACCCGATGACCGCGATGGATCACCTCAATCCGCCGACCGGCAAGATGGCCGACAATGTCGTCGGCTTTGCGCGGGCGCTGCGCGCCGCCGGTCTGCCGGTCGGGCCGGGCGCGGTGATCGATGCGCTGGAGGCGCTGCAACTGATCGAGATCGGCAACCGCGACGACCTCTACGCCACGCTGGAGGCGATCTTCGTCAAGCGGCACGAGCATCAGTTGATCTTCGCGCAGGCGTTCGCGCTGTTCTTCCGCGCTGCCGAGGAATGGCAGCACATGCTGGATTCGATCCCGCTGCCGGATCACGCCAAGAAGAAGCCGCCGCCGGCCTCGCGCCGGGTGCAGGAAGCGATGGCGCCATCCACGACGCGCGATTTCCCCGCCGCCGAGGAGCAGGAGGTGCGGCTCGCGGTGTCCGACAAGGAAATCCTGCAGAAGAAGGATTTCGCCCAGATGAGCGCGGCGGAGATCGCCGAGGTCACCCGCGCGATCGCGCGGATGCGGCTGCCGCAGGCGGAGCTGCGCACGCGCCGGGTCCGCCCCGACAAGCGCGGCCTCAAGCTCGATCTGCGCCGCACGCTGCGCGCGTCGCTCCGCACCGGCGGCGACATCGTCGACATTCGCAAGCTCGGGCTGATCGACAAGCCGGCGCCGATCGTGGCGCTGCTCGATATCTCCGGCTCGATGAGCGAGTACACGCGACTGTTTCTGCATTTCCTCCACGCCATCACCGACGATCGCAAGCGCGTCTCCACCTTCCTGTTCGGCACCAGGCTGACCAACGTCACGCGGGCGCTGCGGGCACGCGATCCCGACGAGGCGCTGGCGAGCTGCACTTCGTCGGTCGAGGACTGGGCCGGCGGGACGCGGATCGCGACCTCGTTGCACGGCTTCAACAAGCTGTGGGCGCGCCGTGTGCTCGGGCAGGGCGCGATCGTGCTGCTGATCTCCGACGGGCTGGAGCGCGAAGCGGACAGCAAGCTGGCGTTCGAAATGGACCGGCTGCATCGCTCCTGCCGGCGGCTGATCTGGCTCAATCCGCTGCTGCGCTTCGGCGGCTTCGAGCCGCGCGCGCAGGGCATCAAAATGATGCTCCCGCACGTTGACGAATTCCGCCCGGTGCATAACTTGACCTCGATGCAGGGGCTGATCGAGGCGCTGTCGTCGGCGCCGCCGCCGCATCATTTCAGCGCGATCCGCTCGGCCGCGTAA
- a CDS encoding MoxR family ATPase: protein MSVTAPPASVDATLDMLTSRGYLAERALATVVFLALRMNRPLFLEGEAGVGKTEIAKVLSAALGRRLIRLQCYEGLDVASAVYEWNSSAQMIAIRLAEAAGDTDRAQLSSDIFSEQYLIKRPLLQALEPDMAGAPVLLIDELDRADEAFEAYLLEVLSDYQVTIPEFGTIKAPQPPIVIVTSNRTREIHDALKRRCLYHWVDYPNAQRELAIVKSRVPGISAKLSQQVVNFVQALREQDFYKSPGVAETLDWATALTELDARALTAEVVGDTLGALLKYQDDITRMQGDALQKLVKDATEETS from the coding sequence ATGAGCGTCACGGCGCCCCCCGCTTCGGTCGACGCGACGCTCGACATGCTGACGAGCCGCGGCTATCTCGCCGAGCGGGCGCTGGCGACGGTGGTGTTCCTCGCGCTGCGGATGAACCGGCCGCTGTTCCTCGAAGGCGAGGCCGGCGTCGGCAAGACCGAGATCGCCAAGGTGCTGTCGGCCGCGCTCGGCCGCCGTCTGATCCGGCTGCAGTGCTACGAGGGGCTGGACGTCGCCTCCGCGGTCTACGAGTGGAATTCATCGGCGCAGATGATCGCGATCCGGCTGGCGGAGGCCGCCGGCGACACCGATCGCGCGCAGCTCTCCAGCGACATCTTTTCCGAGCAGTATCTGATCAAGCGGCCGCTGCTGCAGGCGCTGGAGCCGGACATGGCGGGTGCCCCGGTGCTGCTGATCGACGAGCTCGACCGCGCCGACGAAGCGTTCGAGGCGTATCTGCTCGAGGTGCTGAGCGACTATCAGGTGACGATCCCGGAATTCGGCACCATCAAGGCGCCGCAGCCGCCGATCGTCATCGTCACCTCGAACCGCACCCGCGAGATCCACGACGCGCTGAAGCGGCGCTGCCTGTATCACTGGGTCGACTATCCGAACGCGCAGCGCGAGCTGGCGATCGTCAAGTCGCGCGTGCCGGGGATTTCGGCCAAGCTGTCGCAGCAGGTGGTCAACTTCGTGCAGGCGCTGCGCGAGCAGGACTTCTACAAATCGCCCGGCGTCGCCGAAACGCTGGACTGGGCGACGGCACTCACCGAGCTCGACGCCCGCGCGCTGACCGCCGAAGTCGTCGGCGACACGCTCGGCGCGCTGCTGAAGTACCAGGACGACATCACAAGGATGCAGGGCGACGCGCTGCAGAAGCTGGTGAAGGACGCGACCGAAGAGACGTCGTAG
- a CDS encoding xanthine dehydrogenase family protein subunit M → MYEFKYHRPATVRQAANLLIKNEDAKLIAGGHTLLPVMKQRLAAPPHLVDLSHIEGLSGIEMKGRSLVIGATAKHAEVAASPIVGEAIPALAELASLIGDPAVRHKGTIGGSLANNDPTADYPAAVMALGATIVTNKRKLKPEEFFQGLFTTALEPDEIITKVQFPLPKKAAYIKFRNQASRYALVGVFVARRPSDVAVAVTGAGSDGVFRVTAFEEALKARFNSKSLDGIHVPHDGLNSDLHGSAEYRAHLIGVLAKRAVDAANGKA, encoded by the coding sequence ATGTACGAATTCAAATACCACCGCCCCGCGACCGTCCGTCAGGCGGCGAATCTGCTGATCAAGAACGAGGACGCCAAGCTGATCGCCGGCGGCCACACGCTGCTGCCGGTGATGAAGCAGCGGCTCGCCGCGCCGCCGCATCTGGTCGACCTGTCGCATATCGAAGGGCTGAGCGGCATCGAGATGAAAGGCCGTTCGCTGGTGATCGGCGCCACCGCCAAACACGCCGAAGTGGCGGCTTCGCCGATCGTCGGCGAGGCGATCCCGGCGCTGGCGGAGCTGGCGTCGCTGATCGGCGATCCGGCGGTGCGCCACAAGGGCACGATCGGCGGCTCGCTCGCCAACAACGATCCGACCGCGGACTATCCGGCCGCGGTGATGGCGCTCGGCGCCACCATCGTCACCAACAAGCGCAAGCTGAAGCCGGAGGAGTTCTTCCAGGGCCTGTTCACCACGGCGCTGGAGCCGGACGAGATCATCACCAAGGTGCAGTTTCCGCTGCCGAAGAAGGCAGCCTACATTAAATTCCGCAACCAGGCCTCGCGCTACGCGCTGGTCGGCGTGTTCGTGGCGCGACGGCCGTCCGACGTCGCTGTCGCGGTGACCGGCGCCGGCTCCGACGGCGTGTTCCGCGTCACCGCTTTCGAGGAGGCGCTGAAGGCGCGGTTCAATTCGAAGTCGCTCGACGGCATCCACGTCCCGCACGACGGCTTGAACAGCGATCTGCACGGCAGTGCGGAATATCGCGCGCATCTGATCGGCGTGCTGGCCAAGCGCGCGGTCGATGCCGCCAACGGCAAGGCGTGA
- a CDS encoding (2Fe-2S)-binding protein translates to MAKISLIVNGNPVTANVDPRTLLVQFLREHLRLTGTHVGCDTSQCGACVVHLDGKAVKSCTTLAVMADGHEVTTIEGLAADGAPLHPMQEAFREHHGLQCGFCTPGMIMTAVDLVHRKGHELSDATIREELEGNLCRCTGYQNIVLSIAAGAKAMSNSDLA, encoded by the coding sequence ATGGCCAAGATTTCCCTGATCGTGAATGGCAATCCCGTGACCGCGAATGTCGATCCGCGCACGCTGCTGGTGCAGTTTCTGCGCGAACATCTGCGGCTCACCGGCACCCATGTCGGTTGCGACACGTCGCAGTGCGGCGCCTGCGTCGTGCACCTCGACGGCAAGGCGGTGAAGTCCTGCACCACGCTCGCGGTGATGGCGGACGGCCACGAAGTGACGACGATCGAAGGGCTCGCGGCCGATGGCGCGCCGCTGCATCCGATGCAGGAAGCCTTCCGCGAACATCACGGCCTGCAATGCGGCTTCTGCACGCCCGGCATGATCATGACCGCGGTCGATCTGGTGCACCGCAAGGGTCATGAGCTGTCGGACGCCACGATTCGCGAGGAGCTCGAAGGCAATCTGTGCCGCTGCACCGGCTATCAGAACATCGTGCTGTCGATCGCGGCCGGCGCCAAGGCGATGTCGAATTCCGACCTCGCGTAA
- a CDS encoding carbon monoxide dehydrogenase subunit G yields MAMTMNGEVQLGAPKDLVWSKLNDPEVLKQCIPGCEELEKTEDDSGFRAVAKLKVGPVSARFKGRVTLSDLDPPNGYKITGEGEGGVAGFAKGGAVVGLSDKDGGTLLSYDVEAHIGGKLAQLGQRLINGSAKKLADEFFANFSKAVEGNGGA; encoded by the coding sequence ATGGCCATGACGATGAACGGCGAAGTCCAGCTGGGCGCGCCGAAAGATCTGGTGTGGAGCAAGCTGAACGACCCTGAAGTGCTGAAGCAGTGCATCCCCGGCTGCGAAGAGCTGGAGAAGACCGAGGACGACAGCGGCTTCCGCGCGGTGGCCAAGTTGAAGGTCGGCCCGGTGTCGGCGCGCTTCAAGGGCCGCGTGACGCTCAGCGATCTCGATCCGCCGAACGGCTACAAGATCACCGGCGAGGGCGAAGGCGGCGTCGCCGGCTTCGCCAAGGGCGGCGCCGTGGTCGGCCTGTCCGACAAGGACGGCGGCACGCTGCTTTCCTACGACGTCGAGGCGCATATCGGCGGCAAGCTGGCGCAGCTCGGGCAGCGGTTGATCAACGGCTCGGCCAAGAAGCTCGCCGACGAATTCTTCGCCAATTTCTCCAAGGCCGTCGAGGGCAACGGCGGCGCCTGA
- a CDS encoding ABC transporter permease subunit, with translation MDYFAQQLINGLVLGSIYGLIAIGYTMVYGIVGMINFAHGDIFMIGGFIALISFLILVSFGLTFVPLILLVVLLVSMAITALYGWTVERIAYRPLRNSFRLAPMLSAIGMSFVLMNFAQVAQGARVKPVPPIITGGYTLHESADGFNVQLSNVQIVVVITTIVLLAIFTWLVAKTRLGRDMRACEQDRTMASLLGVDVDRTISMTFVIGAALASVAGMMYLLYYGLVDFFMGFVAGIKAFTAAVLGGIGSLPGAMLGGLLIGLIETFWSAYFSVEYKDVAAFSILIVVLIFMPTGLLGRPEVEKV, from the coding sequence ATGGACTATTTCGCCCAGCAGCTCATCAATGGCCTCGTCCTCGGCTCGATCTACGGCCTGATCGCGATCGGCTACACGATGGTCTACGGCATCGTCGGCATGATCAATTTCGCCCATGGCGACATCTTCATGATCGGCGGCTTCATCGCCCTGATCAGCTTCCTGATCCTGGTGTCGTTCGGCCTCACCTTCGTGCCGCTGATTCTTCTGGTGGTGCTGCTGGTGTCGATGGCGATCACCGCGCTGTACGGCTGGACGGTCGAGCGCATCGCCTATCGCCCGCTGCGGAATTCGTTCCGCCTCGCGCCGATGCTGTCGGCGATCGGCATGTCGTTCGTGCTGATGAATTTCGCGCAGGTCGCACAGGGGGCCCGCGTCAAGCCGGTGCCGCCGATCATCACCGGCGGCTACACGCTGCACGAGAGCGCCGACGGCTTCAACGTGCAGCTTTCCAATGTCCAGATCGTGGTGGTGATCACCACCATCGTGCTGCTCGCGATCTTCACCTGGCTGGTGGCGAAGACCAGGCTCGGCCGCGACATGCGCGCCTGCGAGCAGGACCGGACCATGGCGTCGCTGCTCGGGGTCGACGTCGACCGCACCATCTCGATGACATTCGTGATCGGCGCCGCACTCGCCTCGGTCGCGGGCATGATGTATTTGCTGTATTACGGCCTGGTCGACTTCTTCATGGGCTTCGTCGCCGGCATCAAGGCGTTCACCGCGGCCGTGCTCGGCGGCATCGGCTCGCTGCCGGGCGCGATGCTGGGCGGCCTGCTGATCGGCCTGATCGAGACCTTCTGGTCGGCCTATTTCTCGGTCGAGTACAAGGACGTCGCGGCGTTCTCGATCCTGATCGTCGTGCTGATCTTCATGCCGACCGGCCTGCTGGGCCGGCCGGAAGTCGAAAAAGTCTGA